The sequence below is a genomic window from Armatimonadota bacterium.
GCCGACGTTCGGGTGAACCGAACGCAGGACGTCATGAGGCTGCTTGAACCCGAAAACGTGCCGTTCTGGTACCCGGCCCGAACTCAAATGAACCCGACCAAAGCCGTCAAAGCCGACGACTCGAACTAGGTTCGAAAAGTGGCGCCCAACCGTGTTCCTTGGGCGCCACTAGACGCTTATCGATATTGGCGAGCCTACCGACGCCACGGCATTGACCGACTTCTTCGACCGAGAATCCTTCGCCGTGACGACCGCCGATTTGACATCCAAACTCCCTTCGATCATCGAAACCGTCACCTTTCCGCCCTTGACCGAAATCGTCCCGAACCCGCTCGCGGCGCTGAAGAACGTCCTCATCGGCTTGCTCGCGTCGATCCGCAATTCGCCCGTCACCGCCGAATACCAGAAGCCGGTCACGGCCTGAAGCAACGCATAGCTCGCCATTGCCCGCGCGTAGTAACTTCCGCATTCGTATTCGTTGAACGGGTTCCGAACGTGCCCGTCATACCGCCCCCTGGCCGCCTCCACGATGTGCATTCCCTCGTCGATCAGCCCTTCGCACAGGCAGTGCGAAGCAACCTGATACTCGATGCCGGTCCAAACCTCGTCCGAATACACGAACGGAAGCGTCGGCTTGCCACCCCGCGGCCACGTGCACAGCAACAACCCGCTCTCGTGCCCAAGAGCATAGCCGGGCCGCTGGAGGCAGGCGTGCTCGAACAGATCCTTCTTGAAGTTGAATCGGAAGATGCTGGAAAGGTGATGACGCACATTCTTCTGACTCAAGGGCGTCTCTACGCCGTACAGCCGAGCCATCCAAGCGCCGATAACCCCGTCTGAAAGGCATCCCGTACCGTACTGGTACTTCGGGCCTTCCTTTTTCAACAACCGATCCACGTCGTCGTCGGTGTCGTTGGGGATCTTTGCAAGTAGTTCGGAAAACGAGCTATCTCGTAAATTCTCCCACTGAACGTGGTGCTCGTAATAATCCCCGTTAAACAAGTTCGAATCGAGGTACTTCGCTCCTTTCTCGGCGATAGCATGGTATTCGGATGACGAACCATCTCCCGCCGCTTCGCCCATCTCCGCCATCGCACAAAGAGCGCCGATATAGATGCTGGAGCACATGCCGTCGGGCCCCCAAAACTCGATGTCATACGTGTTGTGGTGTGGCTCGAAAAGCGCGCCCTGGTGATCCGGGTCCCACGTCTCGATGCAATAGTCAAGGCTCCGCTTCGCCAGCGGATACAGCTTCTTCATCCACTCGGTATCGCCCGAAATATGCCAGTCGCGGTACAGCTTGAGGATGCCGCCCAACTGCCCGTCCGAGGCAGCGTGGAAGTCGTGGCTGGTGGGGTTGTCCGGCAAGGCGCTACGGAAGTTGATGTGCCCCTTTGGGTCCATCGAGCGGATATATTCCTGCTCACGCAGGGTGCGCTCGAGGGCAGGGAAGAGGTGCGGAAACGCCTGTGCGTAGTTCCAAACATGGGTGCAACTGCCATGGCAACAGCCGCTATTGACGAAACATCCCTCCCACGCCCACATATTGCCGCTCGACTGCCGAAGCACTGTCGGCGACTTCACAATGGCAAGATTGGAAGCAATGGCATCGGTGACGATCTTGGGCAGAGTCGAGCCATGGATCGCGTCGGCAAACGCTTCGGTGCGACTCCGTAGGCTCTCCAGGTGGTCCAGCACATAGATGGAAACATCTGCGGCGTCCTTCCACTGCGTCGCGTACCACGGGTGCCACGTCATCTTGACGTTGTTGGCAATCCCCACACTGTACGGTACGTTCGGAAAGTACCAGGTCAACACGACCGAAAAAGTCTGCTTCTCACCTGGCTTAAGTGAAACTGGAACCAGAAGAGAACCGCCATTGCGCCCGCCCTGTCCCTTGTCGCTCGCCGAGCCGTTATTCTCGCGAAAATCGCCCGACGAAACCTCGCGGTGGAGCGCTGAAATCGAATCGAACCAGCCACCCCGGAACCACATACCCTTCAGGCGAACGTCATGGGCCGAAACCGCAACCGCCGCACTGCCGAACGTCTCGTGGTTTGGCTCCTCGGTGTTGTAAAACTCGACGCCTTGATGGTTAGAAAGGAGCCGATTTCGAGTTCCTTCTTCGCCTTTGCTGCCCTGAGCCGGATGCGCCAAATGGTACGAAAACTCAAGCTCGACCGCCGACTTCGATGTGTTCTCGAAGGTGTATGTGAGGATCGCGGCGGGGATTCCCGAGACCTTCTCGTCGTTGGGCACAAATGGGCTCCAGCCTCGAATTTCGACCTTCACCGGAATTTTGGGGTCGGCCAAACGCACGATACCAAACGGATAGTGATTCTCAAATTCGCAAGACTCAAAGCGCGGTATGCCCTCATGTCCACCGCCCCGGTACCCCTGCCCCTGAAGCCCCTGATTGTAAAGCTTTTCTGGCGGAATCGGACCTTCGATGAGACGAGTGACCGACCCGCTCCCCTTTACGTGGAGCATCGCAAAGGCGGCATCGCGGAAGCCGTGACCATCGGCCTGAGCGCTCGTCGCGGGTTTATTGTAAATCGAGAAATCTTGGAGGCCGCCGTACCCGTTGAGGCACACACACCCGGCCCCGATCCCTCCCATCGGCATCGAAATTTGGAGCAACTTTGCTCCCTTGTAAACCATACTCGCTCATATTTACCTGGTCTTGGCCCGGCTGGGCGGATCGGAAGCGTATTTGTTACACTGAATTGGGATGGCGGCACCGACCTGGACAATCAAAACCTTCGGTTCCTTCGAAGTTACATCGAAGGATGCCGTTGCGAAGTTCCGAACCAGGAAAACGGCGGGCCTGGTGGCTCTCCTAGTCATCCGCCCCGGCGAGCAATTGAGCCGTGAGTCTTTGGCCGCCCTTTGCTGGCCCGATTCCGATGCTAGTCGCCAAAGCCTCCGAATGGCGATTTCCGATATCCGCTCCGTCCTGGGCGAGGACGCCGTTCTAGCCGACCGCGACCGTGTCGGGCTGAATGCCGGGCGAGTGTCTGTCGATGTCGCCCTATTCGAGAAGTTGACGCGAGAAAAGCGATTCCGAGAAGCCCTCGATTTGGTGCAGGGTTTGTTCCTCCAAGGTCATGAAGAGGACTGGGTGGTGCCGGAGCGCCTTCGCCTCACCGACATGATCGCGACCGCCGCGGTCTCAATGCTGGCCGACGATCCCGGCGAAGAAAATGCGTCGGTGGCCAAGCGAATTCTGACTGTAGTCGGCTGTCGCGAGGACATTCATGTCGCGCTCATGCAGGCCTATGTTCGCCGAGGTCAAACCAGCCTCGCCATCGCCCAGTTCGAGGAGTTGGAGCGTCAGCTCAACGAGTTATGGGGCGAGCCGCCATCGCAAGCCGCCGTCGACGTTCTCGAATCCGCACCGCAACCACGAGCCGCCAGCATCAGCCGTCCCTCGTGGCGACACCAACTCGTGGGTCGAGAAGGGTTGATCGACGATGTGATCGTCACATTAAAGCAGGCTAACCTGGTGACGCTGATCGGCCCTGGAGGCTCGGGCAAAACGTCGCTCGCCCGAGCGGTCATGAACGAGGTCGAGGGGACCACGTGGTTTGTTGACCTGACTCCCGAAACCACCGCAACCGGAGCCGCCCGTGCCATTCAGACCGCCCTCGGCCTGCCTCACGCCGAGCAGAGCGAGGCCGTTCCCGCCATAGGTCGGTTCCTCCGGTCGCACCTGGGTCTGATGGTGCTTGATAACTTCGAGCAGTTGGCCGCCGTCGCAACCCCGATGGTCGAGGCCCTTGCCAAAGACGGTCAAATTCTCGTAACGAGCCGCGTCGAACTAGGGCTCCGAGGCGAAATTCTCAAGCGCGTTGGACCGCTGGACCTGCCGAAGATGGGAGCGAGCTTGGAGGAAGTTCGCCTTTCGCCTGCCGTTTCCGTGTTCGAGCACCGAGCCCGAGCCGCCAACGATTCATTCACCGTTACCGGCGACAATGCACCATCCGTGGTCGAACTTTGCCGCCGCCTCGACGGCCTACCGCTGGCCATCGAGCTTGCCGCCGCGCGGGTCGTGGTTCATTCGCCCGCTCAGATTCTCGCCAGCATTCAGCGTTCGATGAGTGCGATTGATTCCCGCCAAACTAACGGAGTAGATCGCCACAGTAGTCTGGATCGAACCATCGCTTGGAGCTTTGACCTGCTCGACGACGATTCCAAGCGAGCCGCCCTCGCCTCCAGCCTCTTCGCCGGGCTGTTCACCGAGATCGACGTCGCAACCCTCCTGCCCAACACCAATCTTACGAAAGCTCTCGAAACGCTGGTACGATCATCGGTCATCAATGCCGACACGTCGTCGGACGTCGCCCGCTACTCGATGCTTGAGACAATTCGTACCTGCATTCCGAACCTGGTCGAGAATCGAAACGAGTTCCAACCCCGTTTCCTCGTATGCATGGCGCACAAGGCAAGGGAAGTGGAAGAAGGCGATTTGCGCTATGAGGAGCGACTGCGGCGACACCAGAGCCAACTCGCCAATTACTTCGCCGCCCTCGACTTCTTCGTCGAGTCGCGAGCCTCGATCCCAATCGGAATCCGCTTGGCCCTCGACCTCATGCCTGCCGCCGCCGTCTACTCTCTTGGCGACCGACTCGGCGCGGTCTTGACCGCTATCCTGACGTGGCCAAACGACGAAATCGACCCGGCGCTTCGAGCCCAAGTCGTGATGGCTTCGCTGAACCTGTCGGCAAATACCGACGACCTCGATCAGTCCATCGCCCTCACCCAAGCGCAACTTCCCAAGGTCGCCGGAAACCTAAAACTCGAAACTCAGGCCAAGTTGCAATTAGCTTCTCTATACAAGTCGCGCGGTCGTTATAAGGAGGCCATGACGAACTTAGAGTGGTCGATCGGCCACTTCGATGACCTTTCCCACCACGAACGCGCCCGAGCCTTTTATCTCGCCGGCCTCACCGCCTGTTGCATGGGCGAGCACGTCCGCTCGCTCGACTATCATCTGGAAGCCCTCAAGCACGCGCGTAAGGGTGGCGACCGCGCTCAACTCATCCGAATCCTGTTCGATGTCGGCTCCGAATTGGCCCACCAGGGGCGGTCCGAAGAGTCCCTCGAACTCTTCGACGAAGCCGTGGAGCATTGCGAAATCCTCGATAGCAGCAAGCTCGAAGGACTGACCCGTTGGCAACAAGGCGACGCCCTCCTCTACATGAACCGCCCCGAGGACGCGGTGCCGATCCTCCAGAGGAGCATCGAACTCGTCATGGAGGTGGGATTCAAAGCCGCCCTCAAATGGATCTTCCTCAAAATGGGCGAAGCCCTCGCCAAGTGCGGTCAACCCGTAACCGCAGTTCGGCTGTTTGGCAAAGCTGTGGAAACACGCAACGCCGAATCACGCCCGCTGGCCGTGTACGAACAAAACGACCTCGACAAAACCATGGAGATCGTCCGGGGCCAACTTTCCCAAAACGCCATCGACCGCCACTGGTCTGAAGGGGCCCAAACCAGTTGGGAAGAATTGATCGAAGAAGCGTTGTCGGCGGGAGTGCCGACGGCATCGCCGATGTGATAGATTTACCGAATGTCATCCTTCAATGGCCTAGGTTTGCACCTCGGCAACCTCTCACGGCTCTCCGACGCGAAGACGCGCTCGATCAGCCCAGAAAATTTCACCGGCGAAAAAGGGAAGGGAGGGATGTCTACCGACGGCCCGGCCAAGAACTGTGCCAGAGACCTTGGCGTAGGATGGAAACTTTCGCCATTGGTGAGAATCCCCGGCGGGGAAGAGCACGTGGTGGCCGACATTGAGGGTCCCGGTGCCATTCAGCAGATCTGGCTAACCCCAACCGGCAATTGGCGTTACACCATTCTCCGCATCTATTGGGATGACCAGGAGCACCCATCCGTCGAATGCCCGATCGGCGACTTCTTCGCCTGCGGATGGGGCAAATATGCCCAAGTCTCCTCGCTCGCCGTATGCGTCAACCCCGGAAGCGCCTTCAACTGCTACTGGGAGATGCCGTTCCGCAAGCGATGCCGTATCACGGTCACCAACATTGACAGCGAGCAGATGGTGCTGTACTACCAGGTCAACTACACTCTCACCGAAGTGCCCGAGGACTGCGCCTACTTCCACGCCCAGTTCCGCCGCACCAACCCCCTGCCGTACAAGGAGGTCTACACCATTCTCGATGGCGTGCAGGGCAAGGGCCACTACGTCGGGACCTACATGGCGTGGGGCGTCAACAACAACGGTTGGTGGGGCGAAGGCGAAATCAAGTTCTTCATGGATGGCGACGGCGAATTCCCAACCATCTGCGGCACCGGCACCGAGGACTATTTCTGCGGCTCATACAACTTCGATGTCGGCAAGGAAAACGGCGGCTACCGCGAGTTCACTACTCCTTACGCCGGTCTGCCCCAGGTCCTACGGCCCGATGGGCTGTACCAAGCCAACACCCGTTTCGGCCTCTATCGCTGGCACATCATGGATCCCGTTCGGTTCGAGGAGGACCTTCGAGTGACCATCCAAGCTCTCGGCTGGCGAAGCGGGCATCGGTACCTACCGCTCCAGGACGACATCGCGAGCGTCGCGTTCTGGTATCAGACCCTGCCTACCGCCCCATTCCCCAAGCTCCCCGACAAGGATTATTTGGAGATCATCTAGGGTTTCGCCGCCGAAAATCGGATAAAGTCTGGCAATGATTTTTGCATTGACCGGATTGGTCACGCCTGCACCGAAGTTCGAACTCACCATCGAGTCGATCATGCGCGGTTACGCGCTGGTCGGCCACTCGCCGCGCCGCCTGCGATGGTCCGAGGATGGAACCAAGGTCGGCTTTTCGTGGGCGAAGGCCGATGGAACCCAAAACGAGGCGTACAAGAATTACACGGTCGATGCCGACGGATCAAATCTGAAGGAGGATTCGCTGCCGAGGACCGAGCGCAAGCCGTGGGAAGGCGGGAGCAAGCTTGGGTTCGAGGTTGCCTATGAGAAGCTGGGCGACATCTACATCCACAACCTCAACGACGGGTCGGACAAGAATCTGACCGACTCGAAGGAGAGCGAATCTAGCCCGGTCTACGCCCGCGATGGGCAGTCGATCGTCTTCCGCAAGGGCCCAAACTGGTACCGACTCTCGCTGGTCGATAAGAAGACGACCCAACTCACCCAGCCAAAGTCGGACACGAACTCGACCGACGTTCCCGTCACCATCGACCCGCCAAAGGACTTCATGGCCGGTGGCTCGACGGTGTCGCCATCGGGCACCCACGTAGCCGTGTCGCTCTTCGAGCGAGGCGCAGCCGACCAGCCTGCCCAGGTCGCGAGCTTCATCAACTCCAGCTCCTATGTCGAACTAGTCCAAACCTATCCACGCGTCGGCGGGCCGCAGTCACACAGCCAAGTGCGAATCTACAACCTTGCCAACGGCAAATCGTTCGACATCAGCACTCCTCGACCCGGCACGGTTCGGCAGATTCAGTGGTCGCCAGACGGCAAGTACGGCGTGGCGTGGGGCTTCGCCGAAGACCACAAGGACGCGTGGCTGTTCGAGTTCGATACAACCTCCGAGAAAGTCGCGACGATGTACGACGAGCACGATAACGCCTGGGTAGGCGGCGCGTTCGACGGATCGCTCGGCTGGCTCCCAAATAGCTCCAAGTTCTATTTTCTCTCCGAAAATTCCGGCTATGCCAACCTGATGACGATGCGCCCGACCGACGAAAAGGCGACCGACATCACCGATGGGCAGTTCGAAGTTTCGAACGTGCAGATGGACGAGGACCGCGGCCGGTTCGTGTTCGTCTCTAGCGAAGGCAGTCCCTTCGATCGGCACATCGACGCCGTCTCGTTCGATGGTGGTGCCCGCCGCAAGCTCGCCGACTACTCGGCTGGCGACGACTCCGAGTTCGCCATCTCTCCCGACGGAACCAAGATCGCGGTGGTGAAATCCAAGTCCGACCATCCCGCCGAACTATTCCTGAACGGCAAGCAGATCACCGAAACGCCGAGCGCCGAATGGCTCTCGGGCCCGTGGATCGATCCGCCCATCGTCATGGTTCCCGCCCGCGACGGCGTAAAGGTTCCCGCCAAGCTGTACAAGTCGAAGGACTGGCGCAAAGGCGGTCCCGCGGTCGTCTTCGTCCATGGCGCCGGCTATCTGCAAAACGTGTTCAACGGTTGGAGCTACTACTACCGCGAATACATGTTCCACCACCTGCTGATGGACCACGGTTACGCCGTTCTCGACATCGACTATCGCGCCTCCGCTGGTTACGGTAAGGCGTGGCGAACCGCAATCTACCGCCACATGGGCGGCACCGACCTGAACGACGTGGTGGATGGCGCAAAGTACATGGTGGACGAACTCGGCGCTGCGCCCGACCGACTGGGCGTTTACGGTGGAAGCTACGGCGGCTTCATCACCCTCATGGCGATGTTCACTTCACCCGACACTTTCAAGTCCGGCGCGGCCCTGCGCCCCGTCGGCGACTGGGCCAACTACCACCATGGCTACACTTCTCCGATCCTCAACACGCCCCAAGAGGACCCCGAAGCCTACAAGGTCAGCTCGCCGATCAACTTCGTCGACGGCCTGAAAGGGAACCTACTGATCTGCCACGGCATGGTGGACACCAACGTGCAGTTCCAAGACTCCGTCCGTGTCGTCGAGAAGCTGATCGAGCTTGGCAAAAAGAATTGGTCGGTCGCCCCGTATCCGGTCGAAAACCATGCCTTCACCAAACCCGAAAGCTGGACTGACGAATACAACCGCATCTTCGATCTCTTCGAACGAACGATTGGCACGAAGCGCAAAGACTAGCGCTTCGCCATCGCGTCGAGCTCGGACGGCTTGAAGCGAAACGACAAGATGTATGGCTCCTGGCCCTCGGTCCAGTGGCCGTACGTCGTGGCCACCACCGTGCCATCCGGCAGGACCTCGACACCGGGATACCCGCAGTCCCAACTGCTCAAATTGTCCTTCAGGCGTACCCGGTATTGACCGTCGTGACCATTCACCAAGTCGTCCCAGGTGCCGACCCACGCAACAAAGGCGCCCTTCCACGGACCCTCTGGCGGCATGTCTCGGAAGCACACCACCAACCGGCCGTCCTTTGTGTAGCGCGCCGTGTGCCGATCGCCCGTGAGCGTCAGCGGAAGCGCGCGAGGAAGCGACCACGTCTTGCCCTCATCGTGCGAGAAGATGATCTGCGAATGGTACTTTCGGGCGTTCTTCCGGAGCAGAACCGCCAGAGTCTTACCATCCGGCGATCGAACCAAGCCCGGTTCGCAAAGGAGCATGTCGTTCGAAGCGTACACGGATTGCGGATAGTCCCAATGCAGGCCGCCATCGTGCGACAGCGTTTTGTACAGCGTAAACCGACCCGTGGTCTGAGCCGTTTTCTGGAAGAATCGACCGTCGTCGTGAAACATCGCCATATAGTCGCCGTTCCGAAGCCGCTCGACAAAGCCCATGACCACGATGCCGCCCCACTCGCCAACGGGCTCCAACTCGGACCACGTCCGTCCGTCATCCTCGCTATGCGCCAGCCGAGCCGGGTACAAACCCGACCACAGAATCAAATGCTTCTTCTTCGTCCTGAGATCGATGGTCCGGTGGATCGTCGGCGTCTCCAGGCTGGTCTCCCACGACTTCGGCGTGGGCAGTCGTTCACTCCAGGTCTTGCCTCCGTCTTCGCTTCGTTTAAGTTGAACCGCGCCCTTCCCGTGACCCTTTGGGTACACGCAGAGGATCGTCTTACCGTCCTCAAGCAGGACTGTGGAGACATGCCCGAGGTACTGACCTGCCTGCCGATCGACCACGACCTGGCGGGCGGTATCGCCGTCCAAGTCGATTTCCTGAATGGGCTTTTGCAGGGTGGACATGAGAAGACCGAGGATCACGGGCCGATTTTACCAATCCCGTAGCGAAGAACAATATTATCCGGGTAATATTAATTCACCATGACGAACTTCAATCCAAGGCTGGATCGATACACGGCTTTCGAAGGTACGAACATCATCGCCGAGGGAACTCGGCGCGAAGTGCACGAGATGTTGCGCCTGGAAGGCAAAGACAGCGCGATCATCTTCGAAGACTGGACGGGCAAACAGATCGACTTTGACCTCGCCCAACCTTACCAAGACGCGCAAGACGAAATTAAGCCAGTCGGTCCCGGTCGGCCCAAGCTCGGCGTTAAAGCCCGCGAAGTGACGCTTCTCCCCCGCCATTGGGATTGGCTCGACGGCCAGCGTGGCGGAGCTTCTGCCCATCTGAGGCAACTGGTCGAAAAGGCGATGAAGCAGAACCCCGGACGCGAACGCGTGAAGCAGTCTCAAGACGCCTGCTGCCGATTCCTCTCCGCAGTGGCGGGCAACCTGCCCAACTTCGAAGAAGCGACTCGCGCCCTATACCGAAAGGATCGCGACAAGTTCTCTGAAGAGATGGGCGAATGGCCCGAGAGCGTGCGCGGATACGCGATGTTCTTGGCCCACGACTCGTTTTTGGAGCCAGAACCGGCGTAGGCATTGGGTAGCCTGCCCCTTATGGGACGGGTACCTACTTTTCTAATCATTTCGGCTCTATCCATCTCGTTTGCATTCGCCCAAAGTGAGCAAGGCCCAGGTCAGCGAGGACCGGGCCAGGGGCGGTTCCAGCGCAACCAGCAGGAACCGCCTGCCCAAAGCTCTGGCGAGCAGACCAAGAATGCCTCGATCGAGATTCCCACTTCGGTGACGCACCACACCATCAGCCTGCCGAGCGGAAGTCTGAAGTACACCGCGACGGCGGCACAGATTCCGCTTCGAAACGACAGCGGGGAAGTCGAGTGCCGAATGTTCTACGTGGCCTACACCAAGGACGATGAGGACATCTCCAAGCGGCCCGTCACGTTTGCCTTCAACGGCGGACCCGGAAGCGCGACGATGTGGCTCCATATGGGCGCCCTCGGACCCAAGCGCGCTCCCATGCCCGACGATGGCTCGCTTCCCGCCGCTCCCTACACAGCCGTCGACAATCCCGACACATGGCTGGACTTCACCGACGTCGTCGTCATCGACGCCCCCGGCACCGGCTACAGCCGCCTGGCAAACCAATCGTTGGCCTCCAAATACTACGGCGTGCGCCAGGACATCCAAGCCTTCACCGAGTTCGTGCGCGGCTGGCTGAAGGAGCATCACCGATGGACTTCGCCGCTCTTCATCGCCGGCGAGAGTTACGGCGGTATCCGCGGCTCCGGCCTCAGCGCCAGCTTGGTCAATGCCGGAATCGGCGTCAATGGCTTCATCAGCATCTCCGGCACCAGCAGCTACATGACCATCCGCGGCATGCGCGGCAATGACTCGCCCTACATCGGCTTCTTCCCCTCGATGGCGGCGTGCGCCTGGTACCACCACAAGCTCGCCCCGCGATTCAAGACTGTCGATCAGGTCGTGAAAGAAGCACAGCAGTTCGTGGATACCGAGTACGTTTCGGCCCTCGAGCGCGGCGACAGCCTTTCCGACCAGGAGAAGGACCACATCGCGACCAAGATGTCCGAATTCCTCGGCATCAGCAAGGAGTACTGCCTTGGCGCGAATCTTTCCGTTAACGTCGGCGCGTTCTTCAAGGAGCTTCTTCGCAAGGAAGGCTTGATGATCGGCCGCTACGATGGCCGCCTCACCGGACGCGAGGAGACGAAGGTCGGCGACCGTGGTCTGGGCGACCCAAGCGACGACGCCACGACTCCACCGTTCACCAGCACAATCAACGACTATCTCGACCGAGAGTTGGGTATCAAGACCGACCTCACGTACCTCAACTCGGGCCGAGTCCGGCCCTGGTCGGAGGACGAAGGTGTGTACTCCGAGACCGCCACCGACCTGAGCCACCTCCTTCTTCGCGATCCGCACTTCCACGTGATGTATTGTTGCGGTTACTACGACCTCGCCTGCCCGCTCAACGCGACGGTGTATACGGTCAACCACATGGGCTTAGACAAAGAGACGCGCAAGCAGATCTCGTTCCAGTTCTATCCCGCCGGCCACATGATGTACATCGAAAAGTCCTCGCGGCAGAAGCTCCACGACGACGCCAAGGCCTTCGAGAAGATGGTCCTATCCGGCGGCTAGTGACGACCAACCCCTCTTTGGCCGACCGCCGAAGAGGGGTATTCTAGTACTATGGTCGGCTCCCCAGCAGACGACTCGTTACAGTCGCGGGTGATCGTTCACTCGTGACGTTCCTCACCTTTTCCCTGATCGTTTTCGTCATCGCCTTGCTCGCTGGGTTTCTCGGCTCGCTGACCGGCTTGGGCGGTGGAATCGTGGTCACGCCCGCGCTCACGCTGTTCCTCGGCGTCGACATCCGGTACGCCATCGGCGCGAGCCTGATCTCCGTCATCGCCACCTCGTCTGGCGCGGCGGCTGCCTATGTGCGCGATGGCCTCTCGAACATTCGCGTTGGAATGTTCCTGGAGGTCGCCACCACCATTGGGGCGCTCCTCGGTGCCTTTCTCGGCGGCATTTTGCCCACCACCGCCCTCAGCATCATTTTCGGCGTCATTTTGCTCCAAGCCGCCTGGCAGACTAGCCGTCCCAAGCATGAGGAAACCGGTGACTCACCGCCCGATCCGCTTTGCCAAAAGCTGGAGCTTTCCGGGACCTACCAAACGGCCGCCGGACCCGTCGCCTACGACGCCCACGGCGTCAAACAGGGCTTCGCCGTCATGTTCGGTGCGGGCACGATCTCCGGTCTGCTCGGTATCGGTTCGGGTTCGCTAAAGGTTATCGCCATGGACCACTTCATGCGCCTCCCGTTCAAAGTTTCGACCGCAACGAGCAACTTTATGATCGGCGTCACTGCTGCTGCCAGCGCGGGAATCTACCTCAGCAAGGGC
It includes:
- a CDS encoding prolyl oligopeptidase family serine peptidase; its protein translation is MIFALTGLVTPAPKFELTIESIMRGYALVGHSPRRLRWSEDGTKVGFSWAKADGTQNEAYKNYTVDADGSNLKEDSLPRTERKPWEGGSKLGFEVAYEKLGDIYIHNLNDGSDKNLTDSKESESSPVYARDGQSIVFRKGPNWYRLSLVDKKTTQLTQPKSDTNSTDVPVTIDPPKDFMAGGSTVSPSGTHVAVSLFERGAADQPAQVASFINSSSYVELVQTYPRVGGPQSHSQVRIYNLANGKSFDISTPRPGTVRQIQWSPDGKYGVAWGFAEDHKDAWLFEFDTTSEKVATMYDEHDNAWVGGAFDGSLGWLPNSSKFYFLSENSGYANLMTMRPTDEKATDITDGQFEVSNVQMDEDRGRFVFVSSEGSPFDRHIDAVSFDGGARRKLADYSAGDDSEFAISPDGTKIAVVKSKSDHPAELFLNGKQITETPSAEWLSGPWIDPPIVMVPARDGVKVPAKLYKSKDWRKGGPAVVFVHGAGYLQNVFNGWSYYYREYMFHHLLMDHGYAVLDIDYRASAGYGKAWRTAIYRHMGGTDLNDVVDGAKYMVDELGAAPDRLGVYGGSYGGFITLMAMFTSPDTFKSGAALRPVGDWANYHHGYTSPILNTPQEDPEAYKVSSPINFVDGLKGNLLICHGMVDTNVQFQDSVRVVEKLIELGKKNWSVAPYPVENHAFTKPESWTDEYNRIFDLFERTIGTKRKD
- a CDS encoding DUF2961 domain-containing protein, producing the protein MSSFNGLGLHLGNLSRLSDAKTRSISPENFTGEKGKGGMSTDGPAKNCARDLGVGWKLSPLVRIPGGEEHVVADIEGPGAIQQIWLTPTGNWRYTILRIYWDDQEHPSVECPIGDFFACGWGKYAQVSSLAVCVNPGSAFNCYWEMPFRKRCRITVTNIDSEQMVLYYQVNYTLTEVPEDCAYFHAQFRRTNPLPYKEVYTILDGVQGKGHYVGTYMAWGVNNNGWWGEGEIKFFMDGDGEFPTICGTGTEDYFCGSYNFDVGKENGGYREFTTPYAGLPQVLRPDGLYQANTRFGLYRWHIMDPVRFEEDLRVTIQALGWRSGHRYLPLQDDIASVAFWYQTLPTAPFPKLPDKDYLEII
- a CDS encoding exo-alpha-sialidase, which gives rise to MSTLQKPIQEIDLDGDTARQVVVDRQAGQYLGHVSTVLLEDGKTILCVYPKGHGKGAVQLKRSEDGGKTWSERLPTPKSWETSLETPTIHRTIDLRTKKKHLILWSGLYPARLAHSEDDGRTWSELEPVGEWGGIVVMGFVERLRNGDYMAMFHDDGRFFQKTAQTTGRFTLYKTLSHDGGLHWDYPQSVYASNDMLLCEPGLVRSPDGKTLAVLLRKNARKYHSQIIFSHDEGKTWSLPRALPLTLTGDRHTARYTKDGRLVVCFRDMPPEGPWKGAFVAWVGTWDDLVNGHDGQYRVRLKDNLSSWDCGYPGVEVLPDGTVVATTYGHWTEGQEPYILSFRFKPSELDAMAKR
- a CDS encoding DUF2239 family protein; the protein is MTNFNPRLDRYTAFEGTNIIAEGTRREVHEMLRLEGKDSAIIFEDWTGKQIDFDLAQPYQDAQDEIKPVGPGRPKLGVKAREVTLLPRHWDWLDGQRGGASAHLRQLVEKAMKQNPGRERVKQSQDACCRFLSAVAGNLPNFEEATRALYRKDRDKFSEEMGEWPESVRGYAMFLAHDSFLEPEPA
- a CDS encoding tetratricopeptide repeat protein, which produces MAAPTWTIKTFGSFEVTSKDAVAKFRTRKTAGLVALLVIRPGEQLSRESLAALCWPDSDASRQSLRMAISDIRSVLGEDAVLADRDRVGLNAGRVSVDVALFEKLTREKRFREALDLVQGLFLQGHEEDWVVPERLRLTDMIATAAVSMLADDPGEENASVAKRILTVVGCREDIHVALMQAYVRRGQTSLAIAQFEELERQLNELWGEPPSQAAVDVLESAPQPRAASISRPSWRHQLVGREGLIDDVIVTLKQANLVTLIGPGGSGKTSLARAVMNEVEGTTWFVDLTPETTATGAARAIQTALGLPHAEQSEAVPAIGRFLRSHLGLMVLDNFEQLAAVATPMVEALAKDGQILVTSRVELGLRGEILKRVGPLDLPKMGASLEEVRLSPAVSVFEHRARAANDSFTVTGDNAPSVVELCRRLDGLPLAIELAAARVVVHSPAQILASIQRSMSAIDSRQTNGVDRHSSLDRTIAWSFDLLDDDSKRAALASSLFAGLFTEIDVATLLPNTNLTKALETLVRSSVINADTSSDVARYSMLETIRTCIPNLVENRNEFQPRFLVCMAHKAREVEEGDLRYEERLRRHQSQLANYFAALDFFVESRASIPIGIRLALDLMPAAAVYSLGDRLGAVLTAILTWPNDEIDPALRAQVVMASLNLSANTDDLDQSIALTQAQLPKVAGNLKLETQAKLQLASLYKSRGRYKEAMTNLEWSIGHFDDLSHHERARAFYLAGLTACCMGEHVRSLDYHLEALKHARKGGDRAQLIRILFDVGSELAHQGRSEESLELFDEAVEHCEILDSSKLEGLTRWQQGDALLYMNRPEDAVPILQRSIELVMEVGFKAALKWIFLKMGEALAKCGQPVTAVRLFGKAVETRNAESRPLAVYEQNDLDKTMEIVRGQLSQNAIDRHWSEGAQTSWEELIEEALSAGVPTASPM